From Vitis vinifera cultivar Pinot Noir 40024 chromosome 3, ASM3070453v1, the proteins below share one genomic window:
- the LOC100265871 gene encoding probable carboxylesterase 5 produces the protein MEHLHSLHEKAKLEKSNGQLSHLFFPFFKIYQDGRVERFMHTDHVPPSDDPLTGVRSKDVIISPETGVSARLFIPKLPNPNCKLPLLIYIHGGGFSIQSAFSTSYNHYVKSLVAEANVIALSVDYRLAPEHPIPACYDDSWAAVQWAASHANGDGPDTWLNNHADFSRVFFAGDSAGGNISNTLAFRVGSSGLPGVKVVGVVLVHPYFGGTGDDQMWLYMCPNHGGLEDPRLKPGAEDLARLGCERVLMFVAEKDHLRPVAWDYYEKLKKSEWKGTVEIVENHGEEHVFHLMNPKCENAAVLMKKIVSFLNQE, from the coding sequence ATGGAACACCTTCACAGCCTTCATGAGAAAGCAAAACTGGAGAAAAGCAATGGCCAACTATCCCATTTGTTCTTCCCCTTCTTTAAAATCTATCAAGATGGTCGCGTTGAAAGATTTATGCACACCGATCACGTCCCACCCTCCGACGACCCCCTTACTGGCGTTAGGTCCAAAGATGTAATCATCTCGCCCGAAACCGGCGTCTCAGCGCGTCTCTTCATCCCAAAATTACCCAACCCCAATTGCAAACTCCCCCTCCTCATCTACATCCACGGCGGAGGCTTCTCCATACAATCCGCTTTCAGTACGAGCTACAACCACTATGTCAAATCTCTGGTCGCGGAGGCCAACGTCATCGCCCTCTCCGTCGATTACCGTCTTGCGCCGGAGCACCCGATTCCGGCCTGCTACGACGATTCATGGGCTGCCGTTCAGTGGGCGGCGTCGCACGCTAATGGGGATGGACCTGACACGTGGCTGAACAACCACGCGGATTTTAGCCGGGTTTTTTTCGCCGGGGACAGTGCCGGAGGGAACATATCGAACACACTGGCATTCCGGGTCGGGTCAAGCGGACTACCGGGTGTGAAGGTTGTTGGTGTGGTGTTGGTGCACCCTTATTTTGGGGGTACGGGTGATGATCAGATGTGGCTGTACATGTGTCCGAACCATGGCGGGCTGGAGGATCCGAGGCTGAAACCGGGTGCAGAGGATCTCGCTAGATTAGGGTGTGAGAGGGTGTTGATGTTCGTGGCGGAGAAAGATCATCTGAGGCCCGTTGCTTGGGATTACTATGAGAAGTTGAAGAAAAGTGAGTGGAAAGGGACGGTGGAGATTGTTGAGAACCATGGGGAGGAGCACGTGTTCCATCTGATGAATCCCAAGTGTGAGAATGCCGCGGTTCTGATGAAAAAGATTGTTTCCTTCCTCAACCAAGAGTAG